AACCCATCTTTACTCTCTTATGTTACTTAAAGAGTCGGACAAAAAGCTTAAAGAGACTTATTATTTTTTTTGCCACAATTGGCTATGTCAGGAAAAAAGGAGATGTGCCTTACCGAATCACTCCCTTTTTTTTACTCATCCTTTCTATCCTGTTAGTCGTTAATTGCGGCCGAAAAGAACGAACACTTTTTGAAGAAGGGAAAAAATGGGAATTGGTCGGAGAAAAAACAAAAGCCCTCTATTATTACGAACTTTCGCTCCGGGAAAATCCTGAATACGATCCCGTCCTCAAACGAATGGGACTCCTCCTTGCTGACAATGTTGAATCCATTGCCACCGCCATCTTTTATTTGGAAAAATACCACAAACAAAAAAAAGACGACACAGAAGTACAAAGAGAACTCTTCCGCCTCTATCTTACCACAGGATACGAAAAAGAAGCATTGGAAATTTTAGAGGAAATTCGCTTCCAAGGGAAAAAAGAAACCTTGGAATTTTTTGAAGCCACCTATCTCTGTCTTACAAGAGGGGTAAAACAAAAGGAATACCTCCAAAGCTTAGAAAAAAGTCCACTTTCAGGGGACCCTTACTACGCACCGTGGGTGCGGGCTTGTGAAACAAAATAGGCAAGAATCGTTTAGACCGAGTCTAAAGAATAACGAACTAGATATAAATTAGGAGAGATTATGAACCACAAAGTTGTCATCATTGGATCAGGACCAGCTGGACACACAGCAGCCATTTACGCAGCGAGAGCCAATTTAAACCCAGTGATGTATGAAGGATTTATGGCGGGTGGAGTTGCCGCAGGTGGACAACTCACAACCACAACGGAAGTGGAAAATTTCCCTGGTTTTCCAGAAGGGATCGATGGTACAAAACTCACGCAACTTTTCCGAGAACAATCGGCAAAATACGGAACCACCATCCACACCCAAACCATCACAAAAGTGGATTTATCAAAACGACCTTTTACCATTTGGTCTGATGACGAAGAAATCAAAGCAGATTCGATTATCATTGCCACTGGCGCAACCGCCAAACGTATGTTCGTCAAAGGGGAAGATGTATATTGGCAACGTGGGATTTCCGCTTGTGCGGTATGTGACGGTGCCCTTCCTATTTACCGTAATAAGGCCCTTGCCGTGGTTGGTGGTGGAGACTCAGCAGTAGAAGAAGCAAACCACCTCACGAAATTTGCATCCAAAGTGTATCTTGTGGTACGACGGGACCAACTCCGCGCTTCCCAAATCATGCAAAAACGTGCTATGGAACACCCAAAAATTGAAATCCTTTGGAACCAAACAGTTGTAGAAGCGAAAGGTGGTGCTGGTGGTCTTACATCAATCACACTCGAGAGCACAAAAGACAAATCCCAAAAAGACTTGGAAGTGGGTGGACTCTTTTATGCAATCGGCCACGTTCCTAATACGGAAATTTTCAAGGGCCAACTGAATTTAGATGAAACGGGTTATATCATCACAAAACCGGGAACGACCCAAACCAATGTGGAAGGTGTGTTTGCCGCAGGTGATGTTCAGGACAAAGTGTACAGACAAGCGATCACCGCTGCAGGTAGTGGTTGTATGGCCGCACTCGAAGCAGAACGCTGGTTAGAAGGTCATTAGACCAACTCGTTACCATTTTCCAATGGGAAGAGAAACCGGTTTGGTAATCAAATGCCAAATCGGTTTTTTTTTAATTTCCAGACAATTCCAAGATGGGATTCTACATCAGGACAAAATTTAAAAAAAACGAATTTCAATCCGAGTGAAAATTCTTTGGTTGCCAAGGAATTTTATACCGTATAACTTTATACACTAAATGATACTGTATATGGAAAGAATTATGGGAAATACATTAAAAAGTTCTTTTTTGGTTCTTTTTGTGTTGCTTACAATCGGATTACATACAACTTGCAAATCTCATCTTACAAAACAAAGTAATGAAAAATTTTTTGATGAAAATCTCCATTTATTCGAAAGTCTTACTGATGAAGAAATCAAAAGCATAACCAATAATGTAACGATTAGAACTTTTGA
The sequence above is a segment of the Leptospira sp. WS39.C2 genome. Coding sequences within it:
- a CDS encoding tetratricopeptide repeat protein — protein: MPYRITPFFLLILSILLVVNCGRKERTLFEEGKKWELVGEKTKALYYYELSLRENPEYDPVLKRMGLLLADNVESIATAIFYLEKYHKQKKDDTEVQRELFRLYLTTGYEKEALEILEEIRFQGKKETLEFFEATYLCLTRGVKQKEYLQSLEKSPLSGDPYYAPWVRACETK
- the trxB gene encoding thioredoxin-disulfide reductase, with protein sequence MNHKVVIIGSGPAGHTAAIYAARANLNPVMYEGFMAGGVAAGGQLTTTTEVENFPGFPEGIDGTKLTQLFREQSAKYGTTIHTQTITKVDLSKRPFTIWSDDEEIKADSIIIATGATAKRMFVKGEDVYWQRGISACAVCDGALPIYRNKALAVVGGGDSAVEEANHLTKFASKVYLVVRRDQLRASQIMQKRAMEHPKIEILWNQTVVEAKGGAGGLTSITLESTKDKSQKDLEVGGLFYAIGHVPNTEIFKGQLNLDETGYIITKPGTTQTNVEGVFAAGDVQDKVYRQAITAAGSGCMAALEAERWLEGH